The DNA region CCGTCAAGGCCTGGGGAAAGACCACCGGGTCGCCGACGCTGCTCGTCTACTCCCACGCCGGGCCCGACCGTGGCCCGCTCGCCGGGCTGGCCGACCTCGAGGTCGCCGGGCCGGAGGGTGTGCTGGGGCTGCTGCGCCGGTTGGCTGACGACAGCGTCCGCTGACAGCGAACACGCTAACCGGAGGGAACATCCGGTTGCCCTCAGAAGTTGAGCCAGTATCACTCAACTTTCTAGGAGGGTCCGCATGGACAAGCTTCCTGTGCTGTTCGTCTCGGATGCCGTGGTCCTGCCGGGGATGGTCGTGCCCATCGAGCTCGACGAGGCCGCGCAGGCTGCCGTCGATGCCGCCCGAGCCGGCTCGGAGAGCCGGCTGCTGGTGGCGCCGCGGCTGGGGGACCGGTACGCGACGTACGGCGCTGTCGCCACGATCGAGCGCGTCGGCCGTTTCCGCGGCGGTGAGCCCGCGGCGGTGCTGAGGGCCGTCGGCCGCGCGAAGATCGGCTCCGGCGTGACCGGACCCGGTGCCGCGCTGTGGGTCGAGGTCGAGCCCGCCACCGAGACCACCACGGAGCACGCGAAGGAGCTGGCCGAGGAGTACAAGCGGCTGGTCGTCGCGGTGCTGCAGCGCCGTGAGGCCTGGCCGGTCATCGACCAGGTCAACCGGCTCACCGAGCCGTCCGAGATCGCCGACACCGCCGGCTACGCGCCCTACCTCGACGACGAGGCCAAGCGCGAGCTGCTGGAGACGCCGGACGTCGAGGAGCGGCTCGAGAAGGTGATCGCCTGGGCCAAGGACCACATCGCCGAGTCCGAGGTCAGCGACAAGATCGCCGAGGACGTCCGCGAGGGCATGGAGAAGACGCAGCGGGAGTTCCTGCTGCGTCAGCAGCTCGCCGCGATCCGCAAGGAGCTCGGCGAGGGCGAGCCCGAGGGCTCCGAGGACTACCGGGCCCGCGTCGAGGCCGCCGACCTCCCCGAGGCCGTACGCGAGGCCGCGCTGCGCGAGGTCGACAAGCTCGAGCGTGGCTCCGAGCAGAACCCGGAGACCGCGTGGATCCGCACCTGGCTCGACACCGTGCTGGAGCTGCCCTGGGGCGTGGTCACCGAGGACTCCACCGACGTGACCGCCGCCCGCGAGGTGCTCGACGCCGACCACCACGGCCTCGAGGAGGTCAAGGACCGGATCGTCGAGTACCTGGCGGTCAGGGCCCGGCGGGCCGAGCGTGGCCTGCAGGTCATCGGCGGACGCGGCTCGGGTGCCGTGGTGCTGCTGGCCGGTCCTCCGGGAGTCGGCAAGACCTCGCTCGGTGAGTCGGTGGCGCGCTCGCTCGGACGGAAGTTCGTCCGGGTCGCGCTGGGTGGTGTCCGCGACGAGGCCGAGATCCGCGGTCACCGGCGCACCTACGTCGGTGCGCTGCCCGGCCGGATCGTGCGGGCCATCAAGGAGGCCGGCTCGATGAACCCGGTCGTGCTCCTCGACGAGGTCGACAAGGTCGGCTCCGACTACCGGGGTGACCCCGCGGCCGCGCTGCTCGAGGTGCTCGACCCGGCGCAGAACCACACCTTCCGCGACCACTACCTCGAGCTCGACCTGGACCTCTCCGACGTGCTCTTCATCGCGACGGCCAACGTCGTGGAGCAGATCCCGAGCGCGCTGCTGGAC from Nocardioides luteus includes:
- the lon gene encoding endopeptidase La produces the protein MDKLPVLFVSDAVVLPGMVVPIELDEAAQAAVDAARAGSESRLLVAPRLGDRYATYGAVATIERVGRFRGGEPAAVLRAVGRAKIGSGVTGPGAALWVEVEPATETTTEHAKELAEEYKRLVVAVLQRREAWPVIDQVNRLTEPSEIADTAGYAPYLDDEAKRELLETPDVEERLEKVIAWAKDHIAESEVSDKIAEDVREGMEKTQREFLLRQQLAAIRKELGEGEPEGSEDYRARVEAADLPEAVREAALREVDKLERGSEQNPETAWIRTWLDTVLELPWGVVTEDSTDVTAAREVLDADHHGLEEVKDRIVEYLAVRARRAERGLQVIGGRGSGAVVLLAGPPGVGKTSLGESVARSLGRKFVRVALGGVRDEAEIRGHRRTYVGALPGRIVRAIKEAGSMNPVVLLDEVDKVGSDYRGDPAAALLEVLDPAQNHTFRDHYLELDLDLSDVLFIATANVVEQIPSALLDRMELVTIDGYTEDDKVAIARDFLLPRQLERAAVTAEEVTVADEALRELAANYTREAGVRQLERLIAKALRKAATKLATGTEHVEVDLDNLKDLVGRPRFTPESAERTSVPGVATGLAVTGLGGDVLFIEASASDGQTGLNITGQLGDVMKESAQIALSFVRSHAAELGVDPAVLDRTLHVHVPAGAVPKDGPSAGITMVTALTSLATGRPVRSEVGMTGEVSLSGRVLPIGGLKQKLLAAQRAGLTEVFVPQRNEPDLDEVPEDVKQALKINLVSDVRDVVRGALAPAEGDATTQSTVAAA